Below is a window of Ctenopharyngodon idella isolate HZGC_01 chromosome 7, HZGC01, whole genome shotgun sequence DNA.
TGGTCAAAAGTTATGTCCACACAATTAAGCATGTTTCATTGtgtaaacacaaataaaacagttgactccaagcacaactacaaaatatgcttacaaaatcttgcatttttaataatatttgaataaagggtgaaaatgtccatttttcttggatggacatcacttttggccactactgtataacTTGTAAACAGTTTTCAAAACCATTTTAGCTGAAATGCAGGTGATGTAACTTGAACATGACGACACGCAGGGTGATGTGCATggttaatattaaacattcagTTTGAAGCACCTGCTAATCAGTTGATAGCATTGTCATTTTTCTTATTGAAGTAGCAATATCCCACGTATAGTTTCATTACATAATGACTAGATTGACATATAGTGGAAGTTGTGCAGAGGTGTTGGAGTGTTTGGGGATAGTTTAAAATCTATTATTCAGTTCAAGTTCATTTTAGACTCTTATGACTCAGaaattacatatttcaaattTAACATCAGGTAATTCTATATAAGATCCCTCCCTAAAGAAATGTTTGACCTCTGTCTATTGTAGTACATTAATGGCGGTAACCTGGAGCAGCTGCTGAACAGTGACGTGTTCCTGTCCTGGTCTGTGAGAATAAACCTCAGTCTGGACATTGCCAGAGGACTGCAGTACCTTCACAGCAAGGGCATATTTCACAGAGACCTTACGTCAAAGGTACACACACTGGAAAGCCGTTTATTACAGAGACTTTGTGTCAAAGGTACACATGCTCACAAGTGTATATTCCGGAGATTCATACTGTACACAACACAGCCATGTTAAGCAAATTTTTCTGTGAgataataaacacaaatacacGATAAGGACATACAAATGTCCATCTTTctctctgaatgtgttttttgttttatagaaCTGTCTGGTACGCTGGGAGAACGGGCAGTGCAGTGCCGTGGTGGGGGACTTTGGCCTGGCAGAGAAAATTCCTGATCACAGGTCAGTAAATTGCATCGTCATAACTCAAGAGATAAGATTAGATATACTCTTCCAGAAAGGGAGATGGAGGCAGCCAAGGACTGATTGATGAGCTTCCATTTTCCCATGAAGCACTTGTATGTGTAGATGGAGAGTAAATGATTAAGAGCATGTGATGTAGTCAGCACATCTTCAGGATAGTGCCGCCTCTGCACATCCAGCCCAGTCATGGCCTGTTGTTGTTTCAGTAGATGTGTACACAGTGCTACACGTGTAAATGAAATAGATGTTAAATACCTAAGATATGCTTGAGTTATGATGTTGACTTTTACCCTTAATGGCCCAAGTATCTGTTCACACATGATGCAAAGTTAATGCAggcatacacacatacatttcaTGTAGAATCACACTGTTACTCCCAAAAAATACTTTAGTTTTTGTTTCACTGCATATGCAGTTTCAAGTTAAATGATGTTCATAAGATTAAAGGCAAATGAAACACACCCATTAAACCCAACTGAGGTATCACATGACATGACACATAAGGTGTTAAACTCATGACAGACACTAAAGTACAAATAACttctatatattaaaataatatataatttctacatattaaaaaatatttacacatcAGTAATgcatattatagtatttaaattCCTAAAGAACAAATGATTATCAAATACCAAATGCACTACagttcttttattcagcaaggacatattaaattgattaaaagtgaccaTAAACGTAACAATAACTTATATTTGAGAGCAGAGCTTTGTACTTTAAGTCTCTGTTCAACTTTCCTTTTAATATGATGTCTCATATTATCTAATGGGCTAGCTAATGTGTAAAACCAGAGAGCCATTTCTTTTCTGCCTTGACCACCACAGTGTCTTTTGTAAGAGAATGACAATGttcagaatagcatactactcttattttacagtgtctatATAGTGTGTATATTTACTGTGCATGGTGTGcaattacactactgttcaaaagtttgaggtcggttagatttaaaaaaagaaaaaaaagaaaaggtttttgaaaagtctcttgtgctcaccaaggctgcatttatttgttcaaaaacacagtaaaaacagtaatactgtgaaatattactacagtttaaaataactgttttctatttcaatatactttaaaatgtaatttattcctatgatggtacagctgaattttcagcatcattactccagtcttcagtgtcgcatgatccttcagaaatcattctaatatgcagatttggtgctcaagacatatttctgttattgttattattgataTCAGttatgaaaacagttgtgctgcttaatatttttgtggaaattatgatgtatatttttttcaggtttatttgatgaatagaaagttcaacgacagcatttatttgaaatagaaatcttttgtaacattataaatgtctttactgtcacatttgatcaaattaatgtcttcttgctgaataaatgtattaatttctccctaaaaaaaccttactgactCCACACTTTAATGGTTGTGTGTAGAGTTTACTGTagtactgtatcccacaatacAATGGGCTTGACTTGACCGTCTCTTTCCAATATTATGAATGAACTAGAAATATGCTTTCTTGACTgaccattttattaaaaatcaaatgtttagatatttatttacaaaaaaattaatttaaaaattcaaacaagTTGTACTAACCAGATGTTAATTAGATGCCActtgctgaattaaacatgcagCAAGATGAGTGTTTGAGATTAAATGTTTATCATGGAATAATGCCTTCAGTTTTGCTTACCAATTTGAAATGAGTATAAAGTATATAAAGTTAGTAAGGCTAGTGTTCCATTCTGAACATATCcagtgtgtgtacatgtgatGTCAAAGTCATCAGGGACTTGTTTCTGCCCCTGTATTTATGCTTATTTCATGGTGAcattgtaagtgtgtgtgtgagagagagagagcgagagagcgagAAGAGTTACAGTTGAGCTTAATGCTATTTTTCTTAACGTTGGTATTTGTTTAAACGTtatgtaatgcatatttttgcttGCTTGCAAATGCTTCATGTTTACATGTAAAACCACGGGTGTTTGTACATGTGAAGAAGACTGAGCAGATTGCTAAATGAAGGCTTTTTGGAAAGCTCTCCTAAAAAGGACAAAGTATTTCAGCAGTTTGCTGCAGTAGATTCCCTCACTCTGGCTAACCCACTTCCCCAAATGGTGTTTACACTGCGGTACATTACTTAATTTATCTCTCTCTTCTCTTGTCTCCACTCTTCCCCTCTCAGTCTATTTATGCCAGTACACAGCCCCagaccaaaataaaactaaGGAAGTGTCTCTCAGCAGTGTATGAGTGTGCCAGCTATAATTAAGATCTCACAAgaccttgttttgttttatttttatacacgCATGCACACATAATCATGCTGTGGGTTAATGGACTAGGGGTTTATGGgtgttaaatgttgaaatgttgaGTAATTATAAAAAGATTAACAGAACTTGTAGGTTCactttaagaaaataattttccTGTTTTCCCTTTGGCTGTTTTCAGTGATGAGGCAGGGAAAGAGAGCTTGGCTGTCGTCGGCTCCCCCTACTGGATGGCTCCGGAGGTGCTCAGAGGAGAATGCTACAACGAAAAGGTCGAACACCATATGATTGATTACCCAGATACAGGCCAGAGTCCTTTTAAATGACTGTTTCACCCACATTACTTATCAGATTActgttatttcacaatatcaaatGCAAAGTTAGTGCCATTATCCTCTTTGGTTgagaataatgttttattaagtttattgtAATGTAAAGGTTTTTAGAGACTTAAAGGggcagttcatccaaaaataaacaaaaattctgtcattaattactcaccctcatgttgttccaaacctgtaagactttcattcaaattcagaacacaaatgaagatctttttgatgaaatatgagagaactttctgtccctccatagacagctacgcactTTAATgcttacaatctctttatgaactttttgaagcatcaaagtggtagttgcatagctgtctatggagggacagaaagctttcagatcaaaaatatcttaatttgtgttccaaagatgaacaaaagtcttatgggtttgggataacatgagagtgagtaattaatgacataattttaatttttgggtgaactaaccatttaaaacacTTTGTTTTGTACAGGTGGATGTATTTGCCTACGGAATCATTCTCTGTGAGATTATTGGTCGGATACAGGCGGATCCTGACTTCCTCCCACGGACAGAGGTGAAAAACTGAACATACAGCATCTTATAAGCTCATATCAAATGCTTTCACAATTGAGAAGATTAACTattttagaacttttttttgtatttaatttaatgtattttaatgttaagGCAAGTATGTTTTCTGCTGAATGCTATTATTCTGAAATTTCTGATAAAGTATTTTATTGGTCTATATCGGTTTGGTTCACCCTTCCACCTAGTCTACAAATGTCAAGCCAACTCCTGTCACCATCTCATGTACTCACTCAATTTATGAATGTGGATCATAGTTTATGTGAGATAACAGCTCTGGCAATAAAGCAGTGCATTATGCTGAGCATACAAGGGTGTCTAATCATGCTGATAAGTTTAATCATTCTTTGCTAGTAATTTAATAATAGTTTTTTAGTCATGTTATTTCATAGAAATCATTGtttgattactttttaaaaCCAAACACTAAACCAATTATTGTCAGGGTGTTTTATTTCCACAGTACAGCTTGTTTTCCATGCGGTGGTAATATACAGCTGTGTATCAGCTTTTTCTTAACACTGAAATTAGGTGGTGATTCTCTGTTTCAGGACTTCGGTCTGGATGTGGAGGCCTTTCGGCAGATGGTGGAAGACTGTCCACCTCATTTCTTTAACCTCGCAGTCGTCTGCTGCAGTGTAAGACCTCTTATCTACTGTCATGACAGATCACACATTAATATTCATCCTCCTCTGCAGATGCTGACACGTATGTTTACATGCGCTGTTATGTTCAAGGCTACAGCGGGTTTGTGCGTAGTCGAGTAACATTTTTcttaacttttattttgcctGTCCATGACATATTGTGTAATCGAACATTTCAAAGATTAAATTCTGGAGCAAGTTGGAGCAAATTGTAGTCTAACCATATTACATGAGATATCAACATCCGTTGCCATTGGAAAAGCGTAACTGTCAACTTGGATCAGGTGTTCCTCGTAAAACAATCACGTTATAGCTTTAATGGCATTGAATCACTTTGAGTTTTACAACTGTCAATCACTGTTTGAGAATACCATAAAAATGAATGTGTAGTGCCGTAAACGGAATAGTCCATGTCGCAAAATAAGAGTTGTAAACTCCCAATATAGCtcaccccaaaataaataaatatttaatagcaAACACATTGAAGATTACTAGAAAGGTAATAAACAACTGCCCATTGTCCCTTTGCCAGTGTACCGCTacagttttcttttctttttttttcttttttgctttcCTTGGGGGCTCACCTTATAAGGCTCTGGTCTAATTCACATGCATAAATGCTGGTTGAAGCCAAGCTACAAAAGAAATATTCAAGTCTGTTAGTCTGACCAATTttaatcagaaagaaaaagtgtttacatgacattttaaaaattctgaatttttatCCCAGATGAACCCAGACAGTCGACCCTCATTCACAGAGGTGGTGGCAGAGCTGGAGAAGAGAGTGAGTGATCGAGAGCAGAGTGAATTTATAGAGCCTGATGTAGAGGGTGAGTCAGCATAAACAAAGAAACACTGCAGAGGGAATGTGTTGCCAGAaggcttcttttttcttttcttctattCACATTTATGTAATTACTTCACATATATACTGTAATGCAAATTCATGTCAGTGAAATCATATAACAGACATAATTTAAATCACATTTATGTTTGCTTTGAGCTTAAAGTTGTTGATACACTTGAAAAAGTTTTTAAACAAGTTAATCAATTTAGTTTTGAATTTTTAGGAGATAAAATTCttaaatttttagttttagagccatatgaaatctttttttttttttttttcccaaattgttttattttcccCGCATTCCATGTTTTCCGTCTTAATGgctttattaaattttaataatcaaataaaaaagagtgtctaatcaattgaattaataaaacttttcaatttaatatttctttagTATTATTAACAATTCCATCTGCATTTTTCACATTACGAAAATcattaatttacattaatttaataacTCAAGTATAGTAGTGGTAAAAACTGAGCCTTAAATTGGTTTTTCTCTTCCCTTTCAGACCGGTTGTCAACAAAAACATCGCCTTTGAGTCAAAAGCATTCTCTAGACATTCCTGCCTACCAGCGTCTCTGCCGTAGCAATTCAGACGTGCTTCTCCCTCCGTCCCCTCTCCTGACTCAGACCACACCGATACGTGTCAACCCCTTCTCCCAGCGCCAAGACCTCAACGGCGGCCGCATCAAGCTCTTCGACACCCCCAGCAAGTCTGTTATTTCCCTCACCTTTGCTCTCCCTCCACTTCCTGACCCCAGCAGCCCTGTCTCTGGTGACAAGGGCCCGCCCCATTTTCACAGACGCTGCCAGTCACTGCCCTGCACGCCAGAAGACATCCAGTCTTTACGTGGCACTGGTGACAAGGAGAAATGCGAGAATAATCAAAGTGTTATGGACACAGATGTAAATCCAGTCAATGGAAATATGTTGGACATGGGGAGGGACAGTGTGTTGACCATGAGCAACGAGAGTATTGCTGATCTGCCTAATATTAGTGAGTTTGTTGATGCACCTGTTGAGAATGACAAGAAGGAGAATCTTGAAATGAGAAGTCAAGAAACTGTAGCTGATGACTCTGGTCTCCTGTTAGATCTAGAGTTGATGTCTCCAAACAAATCAATGTTAGAGGAGAATGTTGTGGAGCCTATGGACTGCACCAGCTCTCCTGATACACAAGATGGCGCCGGCGCTACTTCAACCAAACCCTTCTCCAATGGCTGGAGCTCCCCGATCTCCAACGGACCGCCCTCTTTACCTCCGTTACTAGACACggacaacaacaacagcactaTCCCTATAAATCGATCTCTGGGATGGGCGGATAACAACTCCAACGGTGCCACTACGCCTCTTACATCTCCAGAACAGGATGAGGTCATATCCTGTCCGGGTTGCTGCCTAGCAGGGATGAGTTTCCCCTCCATTTGCGCACGTGGACCACGGCAAAACCCCTACAAGAACTTGAATGGCGATGCGGCTGGGAAAAGGCTTCTGTGCAAAGCATTGCCGCCCTCGCCCACAGAGCCAAACATTGCTTTGCCTGGCACACGGACATAATTTATACCTGCATGAAGTGCTACATTTAAAAAGCTACTGCTACTGCTTAATGCACTTGAACTGAGATTGAGCTCAAAAATGTCTTtctggagggaaaaaaaactctTATGTATTATTGTTTTGACTAGGTGGATCATTTAGTATTCTGATCTCATGTCCTAGTCCTCTAAACTTGAACACTCCCATAGGTTTTAATGCCTTTCTAATGACAcgttgttaatatttttgttatttttactattatttgaAAGTTTATGAGAATATTTTGAGTGGAgaaaaaattatgtattattttatcaaTGACATTAAATGACATGAGCTAACAGGCTGTGTTGTTTCTTTGGAGGATGTGAGTCACATTATTTGCAATATAGTTACTTTAAGTTATATGCTTATTCTATGCAGTGTGTGATAAATCTGTGCAAGGTATGTAGACATGTATAGTTTAACCTACCATGAATTACAGGGTGTGTTAAATATGTAATATGCCGTATATCAGTAAAGTTTTATGgtaggtaagatttttttttttttttaaagaaattaataatgatgcattaaattgatcaaaaaattGATCAGTAAGGACTTTATTatggaggatttttttttttttttttttttaaataaatgctgtccttttgaactttcaattcatcatagaatcctgaaaaaatgcatcactgtttccacaaaaatattaagacgCACAACTGTCttcatcatttttaataataataagtgtttcttgagaaccaaatcagcatatcagaatgatttctgaaggatcatgtgacgctgaagactggagtagctatcacaggaataaattaaatggtaacactttacaataaggttcattaattaaacattagttaatgtattaactaacatgaactcaccatgagcaatacatttgatactgtatttactaatctttgttaacgtttgttaatgaaaatacagttgttcattgttcatgttcacaATGCactaactaatattaacaagattttaataatgtattagtaaatgttgaaattaacaaagattaataaatgcctAATAAGTGCAGTTtgttattagttcatgttaactaatgaaccttattgtaaagtgttacccaattaaatattttaaaatacaaaacagcttCTTTATATTGTAAATTAATCAAATACATTCAGCCTTGCTGATCATAAaagatttttcaaaaacattacttttGTTTCTATGTAATTATctgtaattataaaataattccaAATTATAACATCTGTAAATTGttataattcattattattaatatctattaacagaaaatgtttttaatgtcatttgtGCTAGCATTTCCACCAGAGAGTGCTTTTGTTCTCTTCCTCTTGTTTCCTCTCTACGAGCAGGTTTAGTCCCTGTGTGGTTTTGTGGCATCAGTGAAGCTGTGACATCTGTCCTCTTCTCACTTTTTCTGCTCACCCTATGAAAGCAAGAGCTAATGAAATCTCTCCATTCTTTTGTTTAAGGTAAAGCTTTTtatgtgagtgtttttttttaacctcgttataaatatataatattttttaatatcataatataaatatgttgtCAGTCAGCTTTGTACAGATACCGCTTTTgataaatacagtttttttttttcttcttaaaataGCGTGCAGCTGTGGGGATGCCTGTCACTGCCCCAAACTTGTTggaatatttctttcttttaatatttaatgtaggtgagtgtatatttttattttatatttttatctcTCTTGCAttctgtgtactgtatgttttcaGGCCACGTCTGTGATACACACAGGTGCaacattttcttgttttatatGTTTCTTTTAGAGACTGTGCTCTCTGTCTGTGATGTCAAAGTCCGTACAATCAATTTGGGATGCCATCTTGAGTGGGATTGCCCTGATGCCAACCCTAAGACCACTTACACTGTCCAGACCAAGAAACATAGGTGAGTCTCATCTACACATAAAGAAGAGGTTTAGAAACACACGAGTAACTATGAATGACGTGGAAGATGTTGTTTATAGGAGAAATGAGAGTGAGAAGCAGAGAGCAGTAGAGCGCTGGGCTGAGAGGTGAAACTTTGTGTGGTTTAGCAGAAAAccacagtcaaaca
It encodes the following:
- the tesk1b gene encoding dual specificity testis-specific protein kinase 2; translated protein: MSSGTIVMDQDDLDPEASDSLIHGIHGAHRARPSSYRALRSAVSSLARIDDFICEKIGSGFFSEVFKVQHRITGQVMALKMNTMASNRANMLKEVQLMNRLRHPNILRFVGVCVHEGHLHALTEYINGGNLEQLLNSDVFLSWSVRINLSLDIARGLQYLHSKGIFHRDLTSKNCLVRWENGQCSAVVGDFGLAEKIPDHSDEAGKESLAVVGSPYWMAPEVLRGECYNEKVDVFAYGIILCEIIGRIQADPDFLPRTEDFGLDVEAFRQMVEDCPPHFFNLAVVCCSMNPDSRPSFTEVVAELEKRVSDREQSEFIEPDVEDRLSTKTSPLSQKHSLDIPAYQRLCRSNSDVLLPPSPLLTQTTPIRVNPFSQRQDLNGGRIKLFDTPSKSVISLTFALPPLPDPSSPVSGDKGPPHFHRRCQSLPCTPEDIQSLRGTGDKEKCENNQSVMDTDVNPVNGNMLDMGRDSVLTMSNESIADLPNISEFVDAPVENDKKENLEMRSQETVADDSGLLLDLELMSPNKSMLEENVVEPMDCTSSPDTQDGAGATSTKPFSNGWSSPISNGPPSLPPLLDTDNNNSTIPINRSLGWADNNSNGATTPLTSPEQDEVISCPGCCLAGMSFPSICARGPRQNPYKNLNGDAAGKRLLCKALPPSPTEPNIALPGTRT